A single region of the Neisseria zoodegmatis genome encodes:
- a CDS encoding type VI secretion system Vgr family protein yields the protein MTPTQSYHLSFSRFSPSLSVVSFTATEALNTSYRLDIELTSADADLPLSSYINQAAKFTVTPVSSDALGLIEGMLAPEPLKEWSGIITSCEKLSVSADETRYRMVLEPRIAALKHHRTSRLFQNQNVPDIISSLLKHHGFSGVDFRFNTSREYGVREYVTQYQESDFAFINRLCEEEGIWYAFEQNAQYGDVAVFGDDTAHYFRGNTSPYPYRPHGGLESVGEEAVFALQVKHNPILESIRVGDYNYRDADTDLSSAVTAKGTETDSSVLLGSDSHWGLHQKTPEEAQLQTALLQQLDHSRRIVASGSGNITALRPGLVFQTAPSFSEAPNGWLAVSLTHSGSRDQAYSHTFTAIPADSIFRPERITPLPKIQGSLPARVTSPGNYTYAYIDNMGRYRVKLPFDLDEWSPGGESRPIRLAKPYAGPDYGQHFPLHEGTEVMLSFVQGNPDRPYISGVMHDSSHPDHVPADWNTRNVIRTWANNKLRMEDKQGQEHIKLATEYGKTQLNLGHIVDGQRQKRGDNGEGFELRTDSWGAVRAGKGLFISTDAQNQASGQVLDMDAAIAQMEQALSLAKSLNKAAHTAKNEATEAEEQAGRLNDSLKQLQRSGIIQSAPDGIATATPQSQLHTAGQHIHHISGGDTDISTGSNFTVHAVESVNLFAQSSGAKLQANQGKVEIQAQNDEMQINALKEATITSSAGKVTVAAKDEILLTSGGAYIKIKDGNIELGCPKMVWVKCAGFQVMGSSSLNNLLPLLSNNQQQKETMRIQIKRIGTQKISGISLDYKLKTADNRTLFSSTTQNESGLGSKHDREQIHTGSYLLIGRESDDWQLFVYEEDNNEEN from the coding sequence ATGACCCCGACCCAATCCTACCACCTCAGCTTCTCCCGCTTCAGTCCGTCCCTCTCCGTCGTCTCCTTCACCGCCACCGAAGCATTGAATACCTCCTACCGCCTCGACATCGAACTCACTTCTGCCGATGCCGATTTGCCGCTGTCGTCCTACATCAACCAAGCGGCCAAGTTTACGGTAACACCGGTAAGCTCTGATGCGTTGGGATTGATCGAAGGGATGTTGGCTCCCGAGCCGTTGAAGGAATGGAGCGGCATCATCACATCCTGTGAGAAGTTGTCGGTATCGGCGGACGAGACCCGTTACCGCATGGTATTGGAACCCCGCATCGCCGCATTGAAGCACCACCGCACTTCGCGTCTGTTTCAAAACCAAAACGTGCCCGACATTATTTCATCGCTGCTGAAACACCACGGCTTCTCCGGTGTCGATTTCCGTTTCAATACCTCACGCGAATACGGTGTACGCGAGTATGTAACCCAGTATCAAGAAAGCGATTTCGCCTTTATCAACCGGTTGTGTGAAGAAGAAGGCATCTGGTACGCCTTCGAGCAGAATGCCCAATATGGCGATGTGGCGGTATTCGGTGACGATACCGCCCATTATTTTCGCGGTAATACCTCTCCCTATCCCTACCGCCCCCACGGCGGATTGGAGAGCGTCGGCGAGGAAGCGGTGTTCGCCTTACAGGTGAAACACAACCCGATTCTCGAATCCATCCGCGTCGGCGACTACAACTACCGCGATGCCGATACCGACTTATCGTCCGCAGTAACGGCGAAGGGTACGGAAACCGACAGCAGCGTCTTACTCGGCAGCGACAGCCATTGGGGTTTGCATCAAAAAACACCCGAAGAAGCCCAACTTCAGACGGCCTTACTGCAACAGCTCGACCACAGCCGCCGTATCGTCGCTTCCGGCAGCGGCAACATCACCGCGCTTCGCCCCGGTCTGGTGTTTCAGACGGCCCCGAGCTTCAGCGAAGCACCCAACGGCTGGTTGGCGGTATCGCTCACCCACAGCGGCAGCCGCGACCAAGCATACAGCCATACTTTCACCGCCATTCCCGCCGACAGCATCTTCCGCCCCGAACGCATCACCCCGTTGCCGAAGATCCAAGGCAGCCTTCCCGCCAGAGTCACCAGCCCCGGCAACTACACCTACGCCTATATCGACAATATGGGCCGTTACCGCGTCAAACTGCCGTTCGACCTTGATGAATGGAGTCCGGGCGGAGAAAGCCGTCCCATCCGCTTAGCCAAGCCCTATGCCGGCCCCGACTACGGCCAACACTTCCCGCTGCACGAAGGCACCGAAGTAATGCTGTCGTTCGTACAGGGCAATCCCGACAGGCCCTACATCAGCGGAGTGATGCACGACAGTTCCCACCCCGACCACGTGCCTGCCGATTGGAACACCCGCAACGTTATCCGTACTTGGGCGAATAATAAGCTGCGCATGGAAGACAAACAGGGGCAGGAACACATCAAATTGGCGACCGAATACGGCAAAACCCAACTCAACCTCGGCCATATCGTCGACGGCCAAAGACAGAAACGCGGCGATAACGGCGAAGGCTTTGAGCTGCGTACCGACAGTTGGGGTGCGGTTAGGGCGGGGAAAGGCTTGTTCATCAGTACCGACGCCCAAAATCAGGCTTCGGGACAGGTATTGGATATGGATGCCGCCATCGCCCAAATGGAACAGGCACTCAGTTTGGCTAAAAGCCTTAACAAAGCCGCCCATACCGCCAAAAACGAAGCCACCGAAGCCGAAGAACAGGCAGGCCGTCTGAACGACAGCCTCAAACAGCTGCAACGCTCCGGCATCATCCAATCCGCCCCCGACGGCATCGCCACCGCCACCCCGCAAAGCCAACTGCATACCGCCGGCCAACATATCCACCACATCAGCGGCGGCGACACCGACATCAGCACCGGCAGCAACTTCACCGTCCATGCAGTCGAGAGCGTCAACCTGTTTGCCCAAAGCAGCGGCGCGAAGTTACAGGCCAATCAGGGCAAAGTGGAGATACAGGCACAGAACGACGAGATGCAGATTAATGCACTGAAAGAAGCCACCATCACCAGCAGTGCCGGCAAAGTGACCGTGGCGGCCAAAGACGAAATCCTGCTGACCAGCGGCGGGGCCTACATCAAGATTAAAGACGGCAACATTGAGCTGGGCTGCCCGAAGATGGTGTGGGTGAAGTGTGCGGGGTTTCAGGTGATGGGGTCGAGTAGTTTGAATAATCTATTGCCACTTTTATCGAACAATCAGCAGCAAAAAGAAACAATGAGGATTCAAATTAAGCGAATAGGAACTCAAAAAATCTCAGGTATTTCTTTAGATTACAAGTTAAAAACTGCCGACAATAGAACATTGTTTTCATCTACAACACAAAATGAAAGCGGTTTAGGTTCTAAGCATGATAGAGAGCAGATTCATACTGGCAGCTATTTATTAATAGGAAGAGAAAGTGATGATTGGCAATTGTTTGTTTATGAAGAAGACAACAATGAGGAAAATTAA